A window from Malassezia japonica chromosome 1, complete sequence encodes these proteins:
- the APC11 gene encoding ubiquitin-protein ligase Anaphase Promoting Complex (COG:O; EggNog:ENOG503P57Q): protein MKVHVRKWHPVAYWHWDVRDPDDVCGICQNYFDGVCGACRDPGDACPLAFGECSHEFHLHCIMKWLSEKREPLCPMCKRPWVEATPEHFQDAPRAPRASGAPGTPAAPNGYHT, encoded by the exons ATGAAGGTCCATGTGCGAAAATGGCACCCGGTGGCCTACTGGC ACTGGGACGTGCGCGATCCAGACGATGTGTGTGGTATCTGCCAGAACTACTTTGAcggcgtgtgcggcgcatgccgcgATCCGGGCGATGCGTGCCCGctcg CTTTTGGCGAATGCAGCCACGAGTTTCATCTACACTGCATCATGAAGTGGCTCTCTGAGaagcgcgagccgctgtGCCCAATGTGCAAGCGCCCGTGGG TGGAGGCCACGCCGGAACACTTTcaggacgcgccgcgcgcgccgcgtgcatcgggcgcgccaggcacgcctgcggcgcccaACGGATACCATACGTGA
- the BFR1 gene encoding multicopy suppressor of BFA (Brefeldin A) (EggNog:ENOG503NY6E; BUSCO:EOG09264HOY; COG:S): MVEETQPQEVPAAAPGVQIAKLPGGKPDSKAHNEEMERIKAEIDKVQKKVTGVRAALSGEGQDTPAGKRRAALRAELDSLRSQQAGRKGTRGKVFDEIKALQDDIASKVKALQAAKSKAPFKSQSEVDAQIAQIEAQIESGAMKIVEERKALNEISVLKRSRKSLDGLTAQQTQIDQLRAEVEKLRGSLDDPESQAVSRRYDEIKQELDAMNKEQEKTVGGRSKLLSQRTALSKQLDDLYQLKRDRLTAYHGENDKYYARMTAERERRQEAQKKEREEADAIRQAHEDEEIRENAALPAFAKEIEDCDVLIRYFSGNANDAPAQADAPAKDAAVPSLPEPRKADTSVPEGAVVARKKGEEEENYFVAASGKKSKGKKAKGQKLTLDQADEASASGALHVPFGMLSALLALSIPPPMNQGDLARVVDNVKLKREYFVSNQARQTKENIDKAEKLIAERVTKREVQA; encoded by the coding sequence ATGGTGGAAGAGACTCAACCCCAGGAGGTgccggccgctgcgccgggcgtgcAGATTGCCAAGCTGCCCGGTGGCAAGCCGGACTCGAAGGCGCACAACGAGGAGATGGAGCGCATCAAGGCCGAGATCGACAAGGTGCAGAAGAAGGTgaccggcgtgcgcgctgcgctctCGGGCGAGGGCCAGGACACGCCGGCGGgcaagcgccgtgcggcgctgcgtgcggagcTGGACTCGCTGCGTTCGCAGCAGGCGGGTCGCAAGGGCACGCGCGGCAAGGTCTTTGACGAGATCAaggcgctccaggacgACATTGCGTCCAAggtcaaggcgctgcaggccgcCAAGTCCAAGGCGCCGTTCAAGTCGCAGTCGGAGGTGGACGCGCAGATCGCACagatcgaggcgcagaTCGAGTCGGGCGCGATGAAGattgtcgaggagcgcaaggcgctcaaCGAGATCTCGGTGCtgaagcgctcgcgcaagTCGCTCGACGGACTTACCGCGCAGCAGACGCAGATCGAccagctgcgcgccgaggtcgagaaGCTCCGTggctcgctcgacgacccCGAGAGCCAGGCCGTCTCGCGCCGCTACGACGAGATCAAGCAGGAGTTGGACGCAATGAACAAGGAGCAGGAGAAGacggtcggcggccgcagcaAGCTTCTctcgcagcgcaccgccctctcgaagcagctcgacgacctgtACCAGCTGAAGCGCGACCGCCTCACGGCCTACCACGGCGAGAACGACAAGTACTACGCCAGGATgacggccgagcgcgagcgccgccaagaggcgcagaagaaggagcgcgaggaggccGACGCTATCCgccaggcgcacgaggacgaggagatcCGCGAGAATGCCGCGCTTCCTGCGTTCGCCAAGGAGATTGAGGACTGTGACGTGCTCATCCGCTACTTTAGCGGCAACGCAAacgacgcgcccgcgcaggccgacgcgcccgccAAGGACGCCGCCGTCCCGTCGCTGCCCGAGCCCCGCAAGGCCGACACGAGCGTGCCCGAGGGCGCGGTCGTCGCACGCAAAaagggcgaggaggaggagaaCTACTTTgtcgccgcctcgggcaAGAAGAGCAAGGGCAAAAAGGCCAAGGGCCAAAAGCTCAcgctcgaccaggccgacgaggcgagcgcTTCGGGCGCGCTCCACGTGCCGTTCGGCATGCTCTccgcgctgctggcgctGAGCATTCCGCCGCCCATGAACCAGggcgacctcgcgcgcgtggTCGACAATGTGAAGCTCAAGCGCGAGTACTTCGTCTCGAACCAGGCTCGCCAGACGAAGGAAAACATCGACAAGGCCGAAAAGCTgattgccgagcgcgtgaccaagcgcgaggtgcaggcATAG
- the KAR3 gene encoding kinesin-like nuclear fusion protein (COG:Z; EggNog:ENOG503NX16) — protein sequence MQPSQRGLPGTHARVPAKRVKVQNAPARRVLGNETNRVGRSSPADATQRNVMHELVSLDARRRQEVESEGRKAQAEQALRAQEWEDALRAERKLAAANRAPEPVWRGYNDYEVELLRAEHEQTQHALQAEIDRQREEIKELKRARDEHETAYDAMASANTALTEQVASLEMQLATYDDRAHALHADVEATKARNSQLERDLQAAETLRRKLHNQIQELRGNVRVYARVRPPRADGAQALIKFPDAMLKTQIEVVSHAESATGAPTTRQHAFAFDHVFSPAATQEDVFAQVSDLMQSVLDGYNTTIFAYGQTGSGKTHTLEGGADAPLGAHSLCASAGLIPRAMHMLWDVSARLQAQGWTYEFEAQMLQIYLDHIYDLLGTPASDKEKHEVRHTDAHTTVTNTVTVPLSGPHEVFSLLERAKKRRQVASTLMNERSSRSHSVFMLRVRGRNATTNETSDATLNLVDLAGSERLATSGSASDPTRLKEAQSINKSLSSLGDVISALGAGQAKHVPYRNSALTWLLKNSLGGNAKTLMLLALSPLATHLNETLCSLRFAQKVHATHIGTARAIKGTSDA from the exons ATGCAGCCCAGCCAGCGAGGGCTGCCGGggacgcacgcgcgcgtgccCGCGAAGCGCGTCAAGGTCCAGAATGcacctgcgcggcgtgtgctAGGCAACGAAACGAACCGCGTCGGGCGGTCGTCGCCTGCCGatgcgacgcagcgcaatgtcatgcacgagctcgtctcgctcgacgcgcggcggcgccaggAGGTGGAGAGCGAGgggcgcaaggcgcaggcagagcaggcgctgcgtgcgcaggagtgggaggatgcgctgcgtgcagagcgcaagctcgcggccgcgaaTCGCGCGCCAGAGCCGGTCTGGCGAGGCTACAACGACTacgaggtcgagctgctgcgcgccgagcacgagcagacgcagcacgcgctccaggcggAGATCGACCGCCAGCGCGAGGAAATTAAGGAGCTGAAACGCGCCAGGGACGAGCACGAAACGGCGTACGATGCGATGGCATCGGCCAACACCGCGCTGACCGAGCAGgtcgcctcgctcgagatgCAGCTTGCAACGTACGACGACCGCGCCCACGCActgcacgccgacgtcgaggcgacGAAAGCGCGCAATAGCCAGCTGGAGCGCGATCTGCAAGccgccgagacgctgcggcgcaagctgcaCAACCAGATTCAAGAGCTGCGGGGCAATGTGCGTGTCTATGCGCGTGTGCGGCCCccgcgtgccgacggcgcccAGGCATTGATCAAGTTCCCGGACGCGATGCTCAAGACCCAAATCGAGGTCGTGTCCCACGCCGAGAGCGCGActggcgcgccgaccacgCGGCAGCACGCCTTTGCCTTTGACCATGTCTTTTCTCCTGCCGCGACACAGGAAGACGTCTTTGCGCAGGTGTCTGACCTGATGCAGAGCGTTTTGGACGGGTACAATACCACGATCTTTGCGTACGGCCAGACGGGCTCGGGCAAGACGCATACCCTCGAAGGcggcgccgatgcgccgttGGGCGCCCACTCGCTCTGTGCGTCGGCGGGCCTGATCCCCCGTGCGATGCACATGCTCTGGGACGTCTCTGCGCGGCTCCAAGCCCAGGGATGGACTTACGAGTTTGAGGCACAGATGCTGCAGATCTACCTCGACCATATCTacgacctgctcggcacgcccgcgTCGGACAAGGAGAAGCACGAGGTGCGGCACACCGACGCGCACACGACCGTGACCAACACCGTGACCGTCCCCCTGTCTGGCCCCCACGAGGTCTTTTCACTGCTGGAGCGTGCCAAGAAGCGGCGGCAGGTCGCGTCGACGCTCATGAACgagcgctcgagccggtCGCACAGCGTCTTTatgctgcgcgtgcgcggccgcaaCGCGACGACGAACGAGACGAGCGATGCGACGCTCAACCTGGTCGACCTAGC TGGCTCGGAGCGCCTTgcgacgagcggctcggccaGCGACCCGACGCGCCTGAAAGAGGCGCAGAGCATCAACAAGTCGCTGAGcagcctcggcgacgtgatcagtgcgctcggcgccggccaggCGAAACACGTGCCCTACCGCAACTCGGCGCTGACGTGGCTGCTGAAGAACAGCCTTGGGGGTAACGCCAAGAC CCTCatgctccttgcgctgtCGCCGCTTGCGACGCACCTCAACGAGACGCTCTGTTCGCTGCGTTTTGCTCAAAAGGTGCATGCCACCCACATTggcacggcgcgtgccATCAAAggcacgagcgacgcgtaG